One Micromonospora craniellae genomic region harbors:
- a CDS encoding IS110 family RNA-guided transposase — MRDVPEEIPDADSEQVLARVCAIDVAKEFGTVCTRLPSPAGRRSSRVWQVAATTNAVTDLAAQLVAAEVQKVTVESTSDYWRIWFYLLEAAGLDVQLVNARDVKNVPGRPKTDKLDAVWLAKLTEKGLLRPSFVPPASIRALRDYTRMRVDLIRDRTRNLQRMEKLLEDALIKVTTVASSLRTLSTRDMIEALIRGEHDPNTLAELARGRMRGKRTALIEALTGRFKEHHGELARILLDQIDRLDTQIAHLSDRIAAVLAEIDPPRPSGDAIPTQDEITVSTAWQRLCEIPGISTESAQMIIAEIGLDMSRFATPAHLVSWARLCPRTIQSGTSLSAGKAGKGNPYLKGTLGMAAAAAARGGDTFLAQRYRRLVKRRGKSKALVAIARSMLVIVWHLLASPDARFHDLGADFHERRVDTTRKTASLVRQLEALGLTVTLQPTA; from the coding sequence ATGCGTGATGTGCCCGAGGAGATCCCGGACGCCGACAGTGAGCAGGTCCTGGCGCGGGTATGTGCGATCGATGTGGCCAAGGAGTTCGGGACAGTCTGCACCCGACTGCCCAGCCCCGCCGGACGACGCAGCAGCCGGGTCTGGCAGGTCGCCGCGACGACCAACGCGGTGACCGACCTCGCCGCCCAACTTGTCGCCGCCGAGGTGCAGAAGGTCACCGTGGAGAGCACGTCGGATTACTGGCGGATCTGGTTCTACCTGCTGGAGGCCGCCGGCCTGGACGTGCAGTTGGTCAATGCCCGGGACGTGAAGAACGTGCCGGGCCGGCCAAAGACCGACAAGCTCGACGCGGTGTGGTTGGCCAAGCTCACCGAGAAGGGCTTGCTGCGGCCTTCCTTCGTGCCGCCGGCATCGATCCGGGCCTTGCGTGACTACACCCGTATGCGGGTCGATCTCATCCGTGACCGGACCCGCAATCTGCAGCGGATGGAGAAACTCCTCGAAGACGCGCTGATCAAGGTCACTACCGTGGCATCCAGCCTACGGACGCTGTCGACACGGGACATGATCGAGGCGCTCATCCGCGGTGAGCATGACCCGAACACACTGGCTGAACTGGCTCGTGGCCGCATGCGCGGTAAGCGCACGGCGCTGATCGAAGCACTGACCGGACGGTTCAAGGAGCACCACGGTGAACTGGCCCGCATCCTGCTCGACCAGATCGACCGTCTCGACACGCAGATCGCGCACCTGAGCGACCGCATCGCCGCTGTGCTGGCCGAGATCGATCCACCACGACCATCCGGTGACGCCATACCGACCCAAGATGAGATCACCGTGAGCACTGCCTGGCAGCGGCTCTGCGAGATCCCGGGCATCAGCACAGAATCCGCCCAGATGATCATCGCCGAGATCGGCCTCGACATGAGCCGCTTCGCTACCCCGGCGCACCTGGTGTCGTGGGCACGGCTCTGCCCACGGACCATCCAGTCCGGAACCAGCCTCAGCGCCGGCAAAGCGGGCAAGGGCAACCCCTACCTCAAAGGAACGCTCGGCATGGCCGCTGCCGCCGCAGCCCGCGGCGGTGACACCTTCCTCGCTCAACGCTACCGACGCCTGGTGAAACGCCGCGGCAAGAGCAAAGCCCTCGTCGCCATCGCCCGATCCATGCTTGTCATCGTCTGGCATCTGCTGGCCAGCCCCGACGCCCGATTCCACGACCTCGGTGCCGACTTCCACGAACGACGTGTCGACACCACCCGCAAGACCGCCAGCCTCGTACGACAACTCGAAGCCCTCGGACTCACCGTGACCCTGCAACCCACCGCCTGA
- the ltrA gene encoding group II intron reverse transcriptase/maturase, whose product MPEDTVVDTAVTWPTPEEAWTRVRGMQIKLHRWAAADHGRRFDDVYNFVSDPATLVVALQRVAGNAGARTAGVDGVTAVHVSMAGPEVFLDHVRSLLKTGTFRPLPVREKMIPKTGGKLRRLGIPTITDRVVQAALKLVLEPIFEADFQPCSYGFRPNRRAHDAIAEIHHLATAGYRWVLDADIEACFDRIDHPALMGRVRARVKDKRVLALVKAFLKAGIMTELGERNETTSGTPQGGILSPLLANIALSVLDEFFVEQWAAAGTGQQRRQRRAKGLATWQLVRYADDFLVLVHGNQEHVEDLRDQVSTVLATMGLRLSESKTRITHLADGVDFLGFRIVWKRKRGTDKWHVYTFIADKPVQALKRKIKSLTRRLSHLSYRETLVKINYIQRGWANYFKHAVAKHTFSHLQNFIWWRVINWVMRRNRMTWRAIQRWLRTPQGWQPIAFDGVELFKMAKVPVTRYRYRGTKIPNPWQPTPTSPPPTA is encoded by the coding sequence ATGCCCGAAGACACGGTGGTGGATACCGCCGTCACGTGGCCGACCCCGGAAGAGGCATGGACGCGGGTACGGGGAATGCAGATCAAACTGCACCGTTGGGCGGCGGCCGACCACGGTCGCCGGTTTGACGATGTCTACAACTTCGTCAGCGACCCCGCCACGCTGGTCGTGGCGTTGCAACGGGTCGCCGGGAATGCCGGAGCCCGCACTGCCGGAGTGGACGGCGTCACCGCTGTCCACGTGAGCATGGCCGGGCCCGAAGTGTTCCTGGACCATGTCCGTTCCCTGCTGAAGACCGGCACGTTCCGGCCACTACCAGTACGGGAGAAGATGATTCCCAAGACCGGCGGGAAACTACGCCGGCTGGGGATACCGACCATCACGGACCGTGTGGTCCAGGCAGCGCTGAAGCTGGTCCTGGAGCCCATCTTCGAGGCGGATTTCCAGCCTTGTTCGTATGGGTTCCGGCCGAACCGGCGCGCGCACGACGCGATCGCCGAGATCCATCATCTGGCCACCGCCGGTTACCGGTGGGTGCTGGACGCGGACATCGAGGCGTGCTTCGACCGTATCGACCACCCGGCCTTGATGGGTCGGGTGCGAGCGCGGGTGAAGGACAAGCGAGTGCTCGCGCTGGTGAAGGCGTTCCTCAAGGCCGGGATCATGACTGAGCTCGGCGAGCGGAACGAGACCACGTCCGGCACACCCCAAGGAGGGATCCTCTCACCACTGCTGGCCAACATCGCGTTGTCGGTTCTCGACGAGTTCTTCGTCGAGCAATGGGCGGCAGCGGGCACCGGCCAGCAGCGCAGGCAACGACGCGCCAAAGGACTGGCGACGTGGCAGTTGGTCCGCTACGCCGACGACTTCCTCGTCCTGGTCCATGGCAACCAGGAACACGTCGAGGACCTGCGCGACCAGGTGAGTACCGTTCTGGCGACGATGGGCCTGCGCCTATCTGAGTCCAAGACCAGGATCACCCACCTTGCCGACGGGGTCGACTTCCTCGGCTTCCGCATCGTCTGGAAGCGGAAACGAGGAACGGACAAGTGGCATGTATACACGTTCATCGCCGACAAGCCGGTCCAGGCGCTGAAACGGAAGATCAAGTCACTGACCCGCCGGTTGTCGCACCTGAGCTACCGGGAGACGCTGGTCAAGATCAACTACATCCAGCGTGGATGGGCCAACTACTTCAAGCACGCGGTCGCCAAGCACACCTTCTCCCACCTGCAGAACTTCATCTGGTGGCGAGTGATCAACTGGGTGATGCGCCGCAACCGCATGACCTGGAGAGCCATCCAGCGATGGCTGCGCACCCCGCAAGGGTGGCAGCCCATCGCCTTCGACGGGGTCGAGTTGTTCAAGATGGCGAAGGTCCCCGTGACCCGATACCGCTATCGCGGCACCAAGATCCCGAACCCCTGGCAGCCCACACCGACAAGCCCACCCCCAACGGCATGA
- a CDS encoding SAM-dependent methyltransferase — MGTEALSWAPAELDLTRPNAARMYDYFLGGSHNFAADRRAADAVLAVAPHVADAARANRAFLRRAVHYALQQGIHQFLDLGSGIPTVGNVHDIAHHVNADARVLYVDVEPVAVAHARALLGDHPFVDVIQADICFPDFILQNPATQRLIDLTRPVAVLFVSVLHFIPGDVDAIVEPFRAAMSPGSALVISHAASGTTTAETEEVQRLYQRTPTPLQLRSAADIEALFGDFTMLPANRSTVRASGTALVPVAQWRPDADDQVAGSPASASPFLVRFLGSVGIKGAGR; from the coding sequence ATGGGAACTGAGGCGTTGAGCTGGGCGCCCGCCGAGCTCGACCTGACTCGTCCGAATGCCGCCCGCATGTACGACTACTTCCTCGGCGGCAGCCACAACTTCGCTGCTGACCGCCGGGCTGCGGACGCCGTCCTCGCCGTCGCGCCGCATGTCGCCGACGCGGCCCGCGCCAACCGCGCGTTTCTCCGCCGTGCCGTCCATTACGCGCTCCAGCAGGGCATTCACCAGTTCCTCGACCTCGGATCGGGGATTCCGACCGTGGGCAACGTGCACGACATCGCCCACCACGTCAACGCCGATGCTCGGGTGCTGTACGTCGATGTCGAGCCGGTAGCCGTCGCGCACGCCAGGGCGCTGCTCGGTGACCACCCGTTCGTCGACGTCATTCAGGCCGACATCTGTTTCCCGGACTTCATCCTCCAAAATCCCGCGACACAGCGGCTGATCGACCTCACCCGCCCCGTGGCCGTCCTGTTCGTATCGGTCCTGCACTTCATCCCGGGCGACGTCGACGCCATCGTGGAACCATTCCGGGCCGCGATGAGCCCTGGCAGCGCCCTCGTCATCTCCCATGCTGCCTCCGGCACGACCACCGCCGAGACCGAGGAGGTGCAGCGGCTATACCAGCGCACACCCACCCCACTTCAACTGCGCTCCGCCGCCGACATCGAGGCACTGTTCGGCGACTTCACCATGCTGCCCGCCAACCGATCTACCGTACGAGCCAGCGGCACAGCACTCGTTCCTGTCGCCCAGTGGCGCCCTGATGCTGACGACCAGGTGGCAGGCAGTCCCGCGTCCGCCAGCCCTTTCCTCGTCCGCTTCCTCGGAAGCGTCGGTATCAAAGGAGCCGGCCGATGA
- a CDS encoding transposase, with translation MTDAMWAILAPLMPVRDLRRGGRPRKWDDRLILDSI, from the coding sequence TTGACCGACGCGATGTGGGCGATCCTGGCCCCTCTCATGCCGGTGCGTGACCTGCGTAGAGGCGGCCGGCCCCGTAAGTGGGACGACCGGCTGATCCTCGACTCGATCTGA
- a CDS encoding acetamidase/formamidase family protein: MTNVVTYRPAPGELRYTFGGHPAVLEIEPGSLLVTSTEDCYGGAVRTVDDLPSQVCLAFNPVTGPFHVVGAEPGDTLALHFAAITPARDWGVSATFPHFGALTGTRSTATLHPPLEERVWRYTIDTAADTVTFHARRSDHSIVMPLEPMLGTVGVAPAGGEARSTLVPDAHGGNLDTPEIHLGATVYLGVNVPGGLFALGDGHARQGQGEACGVAVETAMNVTVAVDLIKGVPTLWPRIETDYRIISIGAARPLEDAYRISQHDLVTWTAQLTGLEILDAYQVVSQAGRAAPGNVCDPLYTMHAALNKAVLAGANPYDGVHQRLRRIAEAQIKQSGKEHGN, encoded by the coding sequence ATGACCAACGTCGTGACCTACCGGCCGGCCCCCGGGGAGTTGCGCTACACCTTCGGTGGTCACCCGGCGGTACTGGAGATCGAGCCGGGCAGCCTGCTGGTCACCAGCACCGAGGACTGCTACGGCGGTGCCGTACGCACGGTGGATGATCTGCCGTCGCAGGTGTGTCTTGCGTTCAACCCGGTCACCGGCCCCTTCCACGTGGTCGGCGCGGAACCGGGGGACACTCTCGCGCTGCATTTCGCGGCCATCACCCCGGCCCGCGACTGGGGCGTGTCCGCCACCTTCCCGCACTTCGGGGCGCTGACCGGCACCCGCAGCACGGCCACGCTGCACCCGCCGTTGGAGGAGCGGGTGTGGCGCTACACCATCGACACCGCCGCCGACACCGTGACCTTCCACGCCCGCCGCTCCGACCACAGCATCGTCATGCCACTCGAACCGATGCTCGGCACCGTCGGCGTGGCTCCGGCCGGCGGCGAAGCCCGCTCCACCCTCGTGCCCGACGCGCACGGCGGGAACCTCGACACTCCGGAGATCCACCTCGGCGCCACCGTCTACCTCGGCGTCAATGTCCCCGGCGGGCTCTTCGCCCTCGGTGACGGCCACGCCCGTCAGGGGCAGGGCGAGGCGTGTGGCGTCGCGGTGGAGACCGCCATGAACGTCACCGTCGCCGTCGACCTGATCAAGGGCGTGCCGACCCTGTGGCCGCGTATCGAGACCGACTATCGGATCATCTCGATCGGCGCGGCCCGCCCGCTGGAGGACGCGTACCGGATCAGCCAGCACGACCTGGTGACCTGGACCGCGCAGCTGACCGGCCTGGAGATCCTCGACGCCTACCAGGTCGTCTCGCAGGCCGGTCGAGCTGCGCCCGGCAACGTCTGCGACCCGCTGTACACCATGCACGCCGCCCTCAACAAAGCCGTCCTGGCCGGCGCGAACCCGTACGACGGAGTGCATCAGCGGTTGCGTCGCATCGCCGAGGCCCAGATCAAGCAATCAGGAAAAGAGCATGGGAACTGA
- a CDS encoding GOLPH3/VPS74 family protein, translated as MTIPRLPLPLHDELFLLGHDDDNGQPYIHRQALALGLAGAVLIDLFLAGRIVLGPNDDSCPAREQLLRLRSYQPVGDLIADSAIGYIRHGRATPPVREFLVGFADDLYERARAGLVAAGILRQTTRRRLGGLVHTDTYLLTDSRWSIVARTRLRYVAEGREQPDSHTGALAGLVAALGLTTYLHLDEDVGALTAYLAAVAREHHRSVQVITAAVDAAAGDLATIYR; from the coding sequence ATGACCATTCCTCGACTGCCGCTGCCCCTGCACGACGAACTGTTTCTGCTCGGCCACGACGACGACAACGGTCAGCCGTACATCCACCGGCAGGCGCTGGCGCTCGGCCTGGCCGGAGCGGTCCTGATCGACCTCTTCCTGGCCGGGCGGATCGTCCTTGGTCCGAACGATGACTCCTGCCCGGCTCGCGAACAGTTGCTACGCCTGCGCAGCTACCAGCCGGTGGGCGATCTGATTGCCGACAGCGCCATCGGCTACATCCGTCACGGGCGAGCGACCCCACCGGTGAGGGAGTTCCTCGTCGGCTTCGCGGACGACCTGTACGAGCGCGCTCGAGCGGGCCTCGTCGCCGCCGGGATCCTGCGGCAGACCACCCGCCGCCGCCTGGGCGGCCTCGTCCATACCGATACCTACCTCCTGACGGACAGCAGGTGGTCGATCGTGGCCCGGACCCGCCTGCGATACGTGGCGGAGGGCCGGGAGCAGCCCGACAGCCACACCGGCGCTCTGGCCGGTCTGGTCGCCGCGCTGGGCCTGACTACCTACCTCCACCTCGATGAGGACGTCGGTGCCCTGACGGCGTACCTGGCGGCCGTCGCTCGCGAGCACCACCGATCGGTACAGGTGATCACCGCTGCCGTCGATGCGGCAGCCGGTGACCTCGCCACCATCTACCGCTAG
- a CDS encoding IS5 family transposase yields MLRSGCAWRMMPRDLAPPDAAHRWFTAWRRNGTWDAIHDELRRQVRVAAGRGPEPTAAVLDAQSIKSSEGGECRGFDMGKKTTGRKRHLVVDTMGLILVVMVTSASVNDRPGGRRILQRLAEAFATVALVWADGGYANSIDSSLLSWAKDKLGILLEIVKRTDDVKGFKVLPRRWVVERVRREALIDRVEVRDLRRRPVAAGW; encoded by the coding sequence GTGCTGCGGTCGGGCTGTGCGTGGCGAATGATGCCGCGTGATCTGGCGCCGCCGGATGCGGCGCATCGCTGGTTCACCGCTTGGCGTAGAAACGGGACGTGGGATGCGATCCACGACGAGCTTCGCCGGCAGGTACGGGTGGCGGCGGGTCGTGGGCCGGAGCCGACCGCGGCGGTGTTGGACGCCCAGTCGATCAAATCCAGCGAGGGTGGCGAATGCCGTGGGTTCGATATGGGCAAGAAGACGACAGGCCGTAAGCGGCATCTGGTTGTCGACACGATGGGGTTGATCCTGGTGGTGATGGTCACCTCCGCCTCCGTCAACGACCGTCCTGGAGGCCGGCGGATCCTGCAACGACTGGCCGAGGCATTCGCCACCGTCGCGCTGGTGTGGGCCGACGGCGGCTACGCCAACAGCATCGACTCCAGCCTGTTGAGCTGGGCAAAGGACAAGCTCGGAATCCTGCTGGAGATCGTCAAGCGCACCGACGATGTCAAGGGCTTCAAGGTCCTGCCGCGTAGGTGGGTGGTGGAGAGGGTGCGCCGTGAGGCGCTGATTGATCGAGTGGAGGTGAGAGACCTTCGCCGCCGTCCTGTCGCAGCAGGGTGGTGA
- a CDS encoding class I SAM-dependent methyltransferase, which yields MSRAATFPNGPAAGRKREPKGRDLVSRYDEAGYGDMIRALNTVHYAGETTFYGTASLRPCEEALFCRYGHGSRILDVGCGAGRVTRGVTTLGGNITGVDVNGAALDAARASTPLATYVEASMADLPFPDGNFDQVWCLRFSFNALPTVAERQVALREFWRVCAPGGKVVIEAFNWYFPGRFGLLRWANRLDAAARHLKWLGQGRRGSLPLPPRDIIYLANKATGAAPGYARLTTVEELRHLAGDAGLARHMQVTDEAGLIAGSLSPVRNRHRGYSTWLLLSKPAEDMP from the coding sequence GTGTCGAGAGCTGCCACGTTCCCGAACGGCCCCGCAGCCGGCAGGAAACGCGAGCCAAAGGGCAGGGATCTTGTTTCGCGCTACGACGAGGCCGGCTACGGCGACATGATCCGAGCGCTCAACACGGTGCACTACGCGGGAGAGACGACCTTCTACGGCACGGCTTCGCTCCGTCCATGCGAGGAGGCGCTGTTCTGCCGGTACGGGCACGGAAGCCGAATTCTGGATGTCGGGTGCGGTGCGGGCCGGGTAACGCGAGGCGTCACCACTTTGGGCGGCAACATCACAGGTGTCGACGTCAACGGGGCGGCCCTGGACGCGGCACGCGCATCGACCCCGCTGGCGACGTACGTCGAGGCCAGCATGGCGGATCTCCCGTTCCCGGACGGGAACTTCGACCAGGTGTGGTGCCTACGGTTCTCGTTCAACGCCCTGCCGACCGTCGCCGAGCGGCAGGTGGCTCTCCGCGAGTTCTGGCGCGTGTGCGCACCGGGCGGGAAGGTTGTCATCGAGGCGTTCAACTGGTACTTCCCGGGGCGGTTCGGCCTGCTGCGGTGGGCCAACCGGCTGGACGCGGCAGCACGGCATCTGAAGTGGCTCGGCCAAGGGCGGCGCGGCTCGTTGCCGCTGCCGCCGCGCGACATCATCTACCTGGCCAACAAGGCCACCGGGGCGGCACCCGGCTACGCGCGCCTCACCACTGTGGAGGAGCTTCGCCACCTGGCGGGCGACGCCGGGCTCGCCCGGCACATGCAGGTGACCGACGAAGCGGGACTCATCGCCGGAAGCCTGTCGCCGGTTCGCAACCGTCACCGCGGCTACTCGACCTGGCTGCTGCTGAGCAAACCCGCCGAGGACATGCCGTGA